The Periophthalmus magnuspinnatus isolate fPerMag1 chromosome 17, fPerMag1.2.pri, whole genome shotgun sequence sequence CATAGACTGTGTTACATACTCCACTTTTATCTACATCAGCAGAGGACTGTTTGAGAGGGATAAGCTAACCTTCACTGCCCAGTTGGCTTTCCAGGTATCCCTTTGTGTGAGAGTTCACTTAAGAGAATCTTTTATAActaacatttgatttttattcttAGCTGCTCCTTCTGAGTAAAGAAATAGATGTACGAGAGCTGGACTTCCTGTTACGCTTCAACATTGACCACACTTACATCAGTCAACTCGAATTTCTGTCCAACTCAGCATGGAGTGCTATTAAGGTTTACAAATTAGATGTAGAAGAGACACATTctgtatgtaatgtatgtaCACTGATCATTGATGTTTGGGTCTAGGTCATGAGCTTTACAGATGAATTTCGAGGTTTGGATCGAGACATTGAAGGTTCGCCTAAACGCTGGAAGAAGATAGTGGAGTCTGAGTGCCCAGAGAAGGAGAAATTTCCTCAAGAGTGGAAAGGCAAAAGTGCCCTGCAGAAATTGATCATCATAAGAGCCATACGGCCAGATCGCATGACATATGCCCTGAGGTAAAAGTTGTCCTCTTATAAAACACTAAATATCAAATTGCTTTTCTTTGGGCTgtactttttttctgtctgttggACACTTAGGAATTTTGTCGAAGAGAAACTTGGTGTAAAATATACAGAAGGCCGGAAGACAGACTTTGCAAAGTCCTTCAGAGAAAGTGGCCCAGCCTCTCCTGTATTTTTCATCCTCTCTCCTGGTGTAGATCCACTTAAGGATGTGGAGTCTCTGGGTATGAAATTCACTATGAAAATATAAGACAAGAGACATTCGTAAGAGTTGCATGTTATGCTAGAGTTTATACAGacacagcaaaaaataaaatcttttttttttgtaaaaaaaaaaaaaaagaaagaaaaaaaaagtcttattataatttgttttaaatttcatctttatGTCAAAGcatttataaaaatatttcaaGTGTTGTTTGTTAACAGGAAAGAAACTGGGTTTTACAATTGACCTTGGGAAGCTTCACAATGTGTCACTGGGTCAGGGCCAAGAAGCTGTTGCTGAGGTTGCCATGGAACAAGCTGCAAAGGAGGGACACTGGGTTATACTACAGGttgagacattttattttaatatcattgtagatacaatttaattttaaatggatTGCCTTTTCCCTGCAGAACATCCACCTGGTTGGGCGCTGGCTGGGCTCCCTGGAGAAACTGCTGGAGCGCTGCTGTGAGGGCAGTCATCCTGACTATCGAGTTTTTTATGAGTGCAGAGCCAGCACCACTGCCCCAGGAGCACATAATCCCCCAGGTACAGTATAGACGTACACTGGCTCCTATCTATACAGTGCTAGTGTTGGACTCACAATACATAAATAGAACTATAAAGTTATCTTctatattaaaatgaatattggaAGCTTTTCTGTTCAATGATAATGCAGTATGTTTGACTATTCCTTGTTTTAGGGCATTCTAGAAAATGCTATAAAGATCACCAATGAACCTCCCACAGGGATGCATGCCAATTTACATGCTGCTCTTGATAACTTTGACCAGGCAAGTATTTTAACATGCTCCAAGTAGACATAATGACAGATTCAGTCATCCATGCTGTATTGTCTTGGTAGGATATCTTAGATCAGTGCAGCCGTGAACAGGAATTCAAGACCATCCtcttctccctgtgttacttTCATGCCTGTGTGGCAGAAAGGAGGAAATTTGGGCCCCAGGGCTGGAACAGAAAGTACCCTTTTAACACTGGAGACTTGACCATATCTGTAAATGTGCTCTATAACTATTTAGAGGCTAATGCACAGGTgcaatgtgtttcttttttaatacatttttatttgaaattatgtaattagagatattaataattaataataattgtattatATTGCCAGGTGCCTTGGGAGGACCTGAGGTATCTCTTTGGAGAGATCATGTATGGTGGACATATCACTGATGACTGGGACAGACGCCTCTGCAGAACGTACCTGGAAGAATACATGCAGCCTAACCAGGTTTGTTTTCATGACAGAAGGTAAACAGCTGTAAATTAAATGctaattatttgatttttttcagtttgacagaaaacTTTCATTAGCTCCAGGGTTTGTTGTACCTTCCAATTTGGACTATCAGGTAATACtgctcttttaatatttttactttatttattatcttgttttattgcatgttaccattttcctgctgttcttgaactgtgcgatgcaatactggaatttccccattgtgggactaataaaggcatattttatcttatcttatcttatatatttttaaaataaccATAACTAAGTGTATTGCTCTCATCATTTCCCTTCATCACATTTCCAGGGCTATCATGATTTTATCGATGAGATGCTGCCCCATGAGAGCCCAGTACATTATGGGCTGCACCCCAACGCAGAAATTGAGTTTCTGACTGTGacatcagatgccctttttCACACTCTGCTGGAGCTACAGTCTCCTGATGCAGTGATGGGGGAGGGGGCCTCACAGACCCTGGAGGAGAAGGTGAGTGGACTTACATTGTACGATAAACTTGTATTACAATGATATTGACATAATAATGATCAGTTTTGCatattgcatgttttatttagtcCTTAAAATACTGAAGAATATTAAGTAGTTGCAACTGTTTTCTGCAGGTAAAATCTATTCTAGACGAGGTGCTGGAGAAGCTCCCAGAGGAGTACAATATGTCAGACATCACATCTAAGACGGCCGAGCGTTCCCCCTACATCCTGGTGTGTTTCCAAGAGTGTGAGCGAATGAACACTTTGATCTTGGAAATCCGCCGCTCGTTAAAGGAACTTGACCTGGGACTTAAGGTAAACATTTATCTTTGTGAGTGAGTGTTTTTATCTTTATGACTTTCACACTAACTCTCAATCTAAAAGGGGGAGCTTGCAATATCCTCTGAAATGGAAAAGCTCCAGACTGCCTTATTCTTTGACAATGTCCCTGATACCTGGACCAAACTGGCCTATCCCTCCATCTACAGCCTGTCAGTTTGGTGTGTATGGTTCCAGGACAGACTTGTTTTCATTGTAatagttgattttaaacagtatttCTGTATATTAGGTACAATGATGTGCTGCAGCGCTGTAAGGAACTGGACAGCTGGACTCAGGACCTGTCCTTGCCCAGTGTTGTTTGGCTCTCTGGACTTTTCAACCCGCAGTCATTCCTCACTGGTAATCAAACAACAGTGCACTCATCCTACTACACAAGTATTTCTCGCTCAAACCATGAATGCTTTTGTGCTTTGCTCTTGTTCTCCAGCTGTGATGCAGTCTTTGGCCCGGAagaatgagtggccactagacAAAGTGAACTTAACTGTGGATGTGACCAAGAAATTTAAAGAAGAGTTCAACCAGCCCGCCAGAGAGGGGGCTTATGTCTATGGACTCTTTATGGAAGGTACTGTCCTTCACATATCATGCATTTTTTCCCACTCTTGTAATACTGTTTAAACACACTTGCACTTTGCTGTAGGAGCCAGGTGGGATACTCAGGCTGGAGTGATCACAGAAGCTCGATTAAAGGAACTGACTCCAACCATGCCTGTAATTTCTGTTCGAGCTGTTCCCAATGACCGCCATGAGACCAGGAACATCTATGAGTGTCCTCTCTATAAGACTAAGATAAGAGGACCTACGTATGTGTGGACTTTTAGTTTAAAAACCAGAGAACGGCCTGCCAAGTGGGTCTTGGCTGGAGTAGCTCTACTTCTCAGTGTGtaacatatatataatatattttttattattattgatgagagagagagagagcctgATCATGTGTGGCTGCCAAGGGTTATTGGAACAAGAGAAGGCAATTTGTAGATTTCTCtctatttattgaaaaaaaaaaaaagaaatattctcaaaaatgtcaaaaacacacactatatTTGTAAAAGATAAAGTCAAACCCTTTTGAACTAAGCAGAACtttaaactaaacataaaatactATAAAGCAGGGAATAAGCGTACAGTGCTGCCTCATTAGAGACattcaagtgtgtgtgtgtttactaaCACTTGTACCTCTTACAGTATATGTTATGCAGCAGGAATTAAATTACACAGGTGAAGTAACTGACGAAAATATGACAGCCAAGTTGtcctgttgttttctttctacttcacagtACAGAAGGACATAGTGTTCAGCGCATCaataaaaaaacgaaaaaaacgAAATGTGTTTAGACCAGCTTTTTCCTACTGGACACTGTGATGCACGTGTGCGCTTACAGGTCGACCTGTGTGTGCATGTCCATGTATACTTTTATATCTTCAGTCACTGTCAGACCAGTCAAGCTCCATCATGTCCATTGCCGCTGAAGCCATTTTAATTTTGGTTCCCTGACGCATGCTGCAACTTTTGACAGAGTTCTGGTTGGATGAAGCGCACATGCTCACCTGGACACCCATTTCCCCTCTGATCTTTTGGCTTAGGGCCTCACTGAGATCACCACGTACTCCCTGGACTACAACCCCCATATCCCTGCGCTCTCTGACACCCAGCTCAGTCCTGACCCCTCGGCCAGAGACTTTCATTACGCCCAAGTCACCCATGTTCATATTCATATCCATATCACCCATATCCCCCATGTCCCCCATGTCTCCTATGTCCTCCATGTCTAAGGACAGCATGTCTCCTAAGCCTCCCATACCCCCTCCCAGGCCTTTTAACATTGTAGGGAGTCTTGATACTTCTACCACTCCTTCCATCCCTCTGTCCTCAGGTCTTTCCTCAGCTCTGTCTGCCTCCCAGTcagcctccttctctctccccgaGTCCCCCTCTCCATAACTCCCAGAGTACCCCTTCCACATAGTCACCCTGCTACGCTGTAGTCCCCCCttgtccctgtccctctcctcccatgtcctctcctgtctctccaccACACCTCCTGGAAAGCTCCTCAGTGTCACCTGCACCCTCCCCCCCTCTAGGCTGCCCCCATCATTCTTCTGTACCCAATTGCTGTCATTCAGGGtgccctcttcttcctcctcatctccaaATCTCCCAGACAGTCCCCGAAGCATGGCATGCAATCTGCCCCCGTCCAGAGAGGACATGCTCCGGTCCAGTGTGGTATTAGTGCTCCTCTCAGTGTCTCCGTTACTGAGGGTCCGGAACAGTGAGCTGACCCCGGTGCTGCTGACCCCTGCACTACTGTTGGAGTCCTGAGAGTGAGAGCGGAAGAAGGAGCCTGACGAGCCAATGGTCAGTGGTGAAGTGGTGAAGAACTGCCGGAAAGGTAAAGAAACACTCAAATACACTAatagttatttgtttttctctttgacATTGTGGTACTTACAGGTGACTCCATCAGAAGAGAGGTGGGACTAGGACTCATGTTAGACCTCTGCATGAGCCTCTCCTCCCATAGTTTGagtctcctttctctttcttctaaCTCTTTTTCTTTGGAATAAAGCTCCCTCTCAAGTTTCCGTAGGCGCTCGAGAGTAGACTcaatttcacacctattagatATTTCAACAATGTAGTTTACTTTGCAGTCATCAAAATGCTTTATATTATGTATAGCAAAAAATGTAATGGCAAAAAATTTAACCAAGTTGTACATTATGTTGGCAGTATAATTCACTGAGTTACAGTTACTGGCTGCTTCCACAAGGTGCCACTGTTGTGAAGTTTTCCAAGGCTTACTTCAGCAGGCTAAAAGCTCTTTATTGAGGAGTATTGTTTATTCCCTAGCTCCTCAGCTCCACCCCTTCACCTCTCTCACACTGTACAAtcttcactgccctgtgtctgTCCAACTTTCCACCCTGACAAAAACCACACTCACAACTGATTGCATCACAGTGGTAAATATGCTCAAAATCTCACACCTCGACTCAGTATTATAGCTTTCACATGCACCCAGTACATTGTGTGTTGCTGCTTCCTGTGTTTACAGATGACTTTAGTTCTTGTCTGCCTTCCCTGCTCCAGTGCCCACCCCCACAGCTTTTCACACTGCACTGGAGTGGACTGGCAAAGGAATCTCTTCCGTGGACACTTTCCAAAGAGCTTAATATAGACTGAAGTAGAGCACAGGGTCACGCATTCAACTTTTCTCAGGGGCACATTAGTATGTTTACTGTGCCATAGGTGCTATTAtgtatcaacaataaacaatatgatATAGTGAACACATACCTCCACTCGTCTTTGTGATGAAGGAAGGAGTTGCACTGATCCGGTAGCCTGCTGTCATTTGCCATTGTCTCTAGGGTTAGGAGTACTTGCTTAAAAAGTGGTCGCTCCTAAAGAGACATAACATATGCAGATAGAGGTTAGAAGTCATacagaaaaaaagattaaaaaaattcaAGATTTGTGATTGTCATAGAAaagaacaaaattacatttagaGCATCAAACACTGCATAGTGGTGCAAAATAGTTCAGTCAATCAATCAGTAATCACTTACCTTTGGATCAGCTTGCCAACATTTTTTCATTAGCTCTGCAAAACTTGCTGGACAGCTGCTGGGGATAGTCAATCTCTAGGAAAGCAAAATAATGGAAAGGTTAGTAATGCTaagttaaatgtattaaattctCCAAAAACAGCACACAAAATGTTCCGTATGGTATCGTGGGGCATTTTCATCAATGTGCATTCTGTGCATTGCTTTAACATTTGAAGCAGTCTTTTTAGTATAGATGATTTCCTGTGCGTAATGTTTGCAGTACTGCTGAATGAGTGCAGACAGAGCCATAGTACAGGGCAGAAATGGAAACAGCTCTCTCCAGAGATTAATCCTAAAATATGAACGAGTGGAGCGGGGACATGCAGAAGGTCCAGTGTAGAGATCTAGTGGTGGAGACTGGGaaacacaaaaaagaaacagagggagagagagggagggagttaTTTAGGGAGAGTATTTGGAGATTAGCCAAGAGCTACGCAGGAATCATGTTCTGGGAGTTGTTTGTTGGCCGTACAATGTGGCTGTTAGCATGAGTATTCAAGGGGATCCTCTCATGGACTGGATAAAAATCAGCCCTATAAACTGCTATAATCAGGCCTCCGATCACAGTGTCCATTCTTCCCTGTGTTTGCGTCTCGTAAAGGTTTTGGCCAGGGGCAGCCTGGCCCGGCTCCACTGCTGTGTATCCAGGCCTTACAAGAGCAGAGAACTgacatcaggactaaaaataCCCAGCGGCCCACCTCACCAGCTCGCAGTGGAAATCATGAGAGCATCGCATTGTTTCTCCAGTTTGAAGGGTGCACATGCTAAAGCACATTTGTAGAAGTATGTTTTGCATTTGCCTGTTGTGTGCACTGTACCTCTTGCTTTTCAACCACCAGCCATGCCACCTGCAGCCCTTCAAAGCCTTTAAACGGAACCTCTCGAGTCAGCATCTCCCATAACACCTGGTGGAAAGGCAGAGTGGGTTGGCTCCCATCAAACAGAGAACCAAGTAAGACACAATGAAAACATGACATTATTACAGATGAAGTGGTGAAATATTTTAGCAAGTCTCCTGTGAAATATTAATGCTCAACAGACAGTCTCGACTGGTGATCCTTGTACAAATGATGCATGTGCTTCCCAGTTATTGTATCATAAAGAATACAAAGACTGTTGTAACTGGTCATCTATGACACAATTTTATGGCTGATTCATAAAGAGCAGTGTGTACGTACAACTCCATAAGAATATGTGTCACATGTCTCAGATACAGGTAGACTCTGGATGACCTCAGGGGCCATCCATGGAAACGTTCCCACTACAGTCATGTGAGTGGTGTGCGACAGGAACTTGGATGCTCCAAAGTCACAAATCTGTAGGACCAGGAGGAGACAGCAGTGTAAATGAGATCTATTTGAATGGAGCATGGTATGATaatatgacaataataatatgataaCGGCTACAGACCTTGAGAACTCTGTCTGCTGTCATCACCACTgaaaattattataataatatatgtatgtattatttatatttaacacATTAGTTCAAATACAATGATAAAATTTTGAGGTTGGTGGCTATACCATTTCGTGACTTTAGATCTCTATGAATGACTTTGACTGGAGCTTCCGCATGGAGGTAGTGTATTCCTGCAAAGAGCACACAAAGTTTCACTATAGTAATTTTATAGTAATTTGACCACAAATGGTCagtatacatacatattttaacCCTGTAATATGTTAAAATATCTGTCTTCGTGTTCTTTGTTTACCTTTAGCTATCTGTATGGCCCAGGCCATGATCTGCTCCATGTCCATCTCCTCACTCTGCTCACTGGACAGGTACTCATACAGAGACCCACCGCTTGCAAATTCTGcgaaatattattaaaaagtaGTCCACATAAACACAAGTTTCCTTCCTTGAAAAAAAAGgtattataaataaatcattaatcCCAATTAAAACCCCAAAACCAAAGTTGAGATTGGGAGTTGAAAGTGCTATCAAATACCATATCTACTTTGAtagtacattttctttaaattaAGTTATTCCTATCCCCTGAAACTAAAGTAATGCAGGTTGTGGCTGCACGTCACATCTTAACCATAATTTCATCCTGAATTACAACAACATCCAGACTTTCAAATGTCCTGCCAACAAATATAAGAAGTATGGTTCAAGAGGATACAGTGATATTTGAAAACATACACCCCTCATCACAGTGCTGTGTTAATGGgtctcatgacatcacatggatCAAGTGCTCCGCAGTAAAACAGTATACATGCTCAAAGAGGACAAGCTGTGGCCCTGAACCTACTTATTTAACTTCATCTGACATTTTCTACGTTTCATCAGACAAACTTTAATCCTAAAGATAGTTTATGAAGTCCCTGAGACTAACAGCGGCTCTGACCTGTGACAATGCCATAGTTGGGCGACTCCAGCACAGCTCCATAAAACTGAATGATGTTTTTGTGACTCAGGACACTGAGGATTTCAGCCTGtacagagaaaaacacagacaggAACATTATACCATAAATTATATGGAATATGTTATGAATATGAGACATTTCTCAACATATGTGatgattattatattttctatCTGAAAGAAATGAACAGGGCCTCTCCACCCTGTGATAAACATTCaataaatctgaactgacaTATAGGTCAAAAGCTCTgcatatgtgaaatatgtgacTGTTGCTCAGCAACATAACGGATCTTCATTTGTTTGACATCACAGACTCTCAGACCATCATACTTCATTATACTGTTCAGTGCACTGGGCCTGTGCACGTGCAGCGTACACAGCACTAACTTCAGAAACAGTTACAGCATTTTTACTGCTGtaaaaggttcacatctgtatTGTGTTTTGCAAAACTTTACCCCAGCAGCTTTTCAGCTCATTGTGGTTTagaaacaaataaatttgccctgttttgctttcttttgtatatttgttttcctTTCATTTCTAACCATGATCTAATATTTTCAGCACACCAGGACATGCTCATGAGGAACCTCCCAGTCTGAGTGCATTAAGCCTGAATGACCACACAGCTGGCCTTAATGCACACAAGAAAGAGCAGGCATAAATACATGGCTCTGTCTACAAAGAGGTAACTTTGAGGAGAGGGATCGGAGAAGGTATGTTTAAGATAAACAGATGTTAAAAGACAttagaggagcagatggagaacataaaaaaacatttaaatttggaGGAGAATATCCATCACTAAAAGAAACTTCATTTCAAGGCTGTAACAGACTTGTTATTTGGCTATGTTTTGACCTACCTCTTTGTCAATCTTCAGGAGCTTCTTCACTGCCACCTCCTTTTTCTGGGAAATCCAAAGAGCTCTGTAGACACTTCCAAAGCTACCGCCTCCACAGTTTTCATAGAAAGCCAGATCCTCATGTTTTATCTGCACAAACGACGATCCAGGGGACGACATGGCATACTGACTCAAACctcactaaaacacacacacagacgctcGGCTCTAACCTACAAAACTTTACCCCCCAAAAAGGTTTAAATCACAGCTTGGTTAAGAGTGTTGATGTAGAAATAAAGAAGCAGTACGGTTTCCTCTTGAGGCTTTGAAATGGATGTTGTCAGTCAGCAGAGCAGTGTGCCAGGGAGGACTAACTGGAAAGTactggaaaaagagagagagaaagtttgTGACTCAGTAAGTTCAACCTCCTAGTAGAGTCGGAGGTACCACATTGCCCGATAGTGGTGGTCCAGTGATACTACAACAGGGAAGATTTTCCAGAGAGAGGCTGGATATGATGAGGAAGTGATTTGTGTTGCGAGTGTGCAGTCTCCTTGCTGCAGACGCTCTGTTCAAATATGGTCACTGGCATGCGGGGCATTCCTTCATCCTGGCTAACTGTGTCTATATAAAGatctcacatacacacacatacacacgagGCCAAAGCTCTGCAGGCTGATCCACAGGCCTACACAACTCGTCAGACATTGTAAATCACTTAGCAAT is a genomic window containing:
- the LOC117385028 gene encoding protein kinase Npk yields the protein MSSPGSSFVQIKHEDLAFYENCGGGSFGSVYRALWISQKKEVAVKKLLKIDKEAEILSVLSHKNIIQFYGAVLESPNYGIVTEFASGGSLYEYLSSEQSEEMDMEQIMAWAIQIAKGIHYLHAEAPVKVIHRDLKSRNVVMTADRVLKICDFGASKFLSHTTHMTVVGTFPWMAPEVIQSLPVSETCDTYSYGVVLWEMLTREVPFKGFEGLQVAWLVVEKQERLTIPSSCPASFAELMKKCWQADPKERPLFKQVLLTLETMANDSRLPDQCNSFLHHKDEWRCEIESTLERLRKLERELYSKEKELEERERRLKLWEERLMQRSNMSPSPTSLLMESPFFTTSPLTIGSSGSFFRSHSQDSNSSAGVSSTGVSSLFRTLSNGDTERSTNTTLDRSMSSLDGGRLHAMLRGLSGRFGDEEEEEGTLNDSNWVQKNDGGSLEGGRVQVTLRSFPGGVVERQERTWEERDRDKGGLQRSRVTMWKGYSGSYGEGDSGREKEADWEADRAEERPEDRGMEGVVEVSRLPTMLKGLGGGMGGLGDMLSLDMEDIGDMGDMGDMGDMDMNMNMGDLGVMKVSGRGVRTELGVRERRDMGVVVQGVRGDLSEALSQKIRGEMGVQVSMCASSNQNSVKSCSMRQGTKIKMASAAMDMMELDWSDSD